The following proteins come from a genomic window of Schistocerca gregaria isolate iqSchGreg1 chromosome X, iqSchGreg1.2, whole genome shotgun sequence:
- the LOC126298921 gene encoding uncharacterized protein LOC126298921 isoform X3 has translation MSLSVLSGTSNGATLTEISGSVTNAGDTTSITVFLTSSSTTCSLTISITTGATMSFTIVSCTSDTGDSTDMSASWSLMCNGSGEGDIFKVSSSIFALSGAAFSCGAMCSSVTSFNSVTGDLSETMGFSFKADSSSTVSSNVTSSSSSSRVTSTSFTMESTSSFLMSCTTVNACSIGTSYAPSTIVSSFVSNSLSLSAAISNVVSTDITSSGDFTSLATIAGTALSATSIDTSDLSSSVTASSSNDSTLLPSSSNI, from the coding sequence GTGACACTACCTCCATCACTGTTTTTCTGACCTCTTCTTCAACTACCTGCTCTCTGACCATATCTATTACTACAGGTGCCACTATGTCTTTTACCATTGTGTCTTGTACATCTGACACAGGTGATTCTACAGACATGTCTGCCTCATGGTCCTTAATGTGTAATGGCTCTGGTGAAGGTGACATTTTCAAGGTGTCCTCATCTATCTTTGCACTATCAGGAGCTGCCTTTTCTTGtggtgcaatgtgttcttcagtgaCTTCTTTCAATTCTGTGACAGGAGATTTGAGTGAGACCATGGGCTTCTCCTTTAAGGCAGATAGTTCTTCTACAGTCTCTTCCAATGTGACTTCTTCCTCCTCAAGCTCCCGTGTTACATCTACCTCTTTTACTATGGAATCAACTTCCTCCTTTTTAATGTCCTGCACAACTGTAAATGCTTGCTCAATAGGGACCTCATATGCACCCTCCACAATAGTTTCCTCCTTTGTTTCTAATTCTTTGTCTCTATCAGCTGCCATATCCAATGTTGTGTCGACTGATATTACTTCAAGTGGGGATTTTACCTCACTTGCCACTATTGCTGGCACAGCTCTGTCAGCTACCTCAATAGACACCTCGGATTTGTCTTCCTCAGTAACAGCTTCCTCATCTAATGATTCTACCCTACTTCCATCCTCATCCAATATCTGA
- the LOC126298921 gene encoding uncharacterized protein LOC126298921 isoform X2, producing the protein MSLSVLSGTSNGATLTEISGSVTNAGDTTSITVFLTSSSTTCSLTISITTGATMSFTIVSCTSDTGDSTDMSASWSLMCNGSGEGDIFKVSSSIFALSGAAFSCGAMCSSVTSFNSVTGDLSETMGFSFKADSSSTVSSNVTSSSSSSRVTSTSFTMESTSSFLMSCTTVNACSIGTSYAPSTIVSSFVSNSLSLSAAISNVVSTDITSSGDFTSLATIAGTALSATSIDTSDLSSSVTASSSNDSTLLPSSSNI; encoded by the coding sequence GTGACACTACCTCTATCACTGTTTTTCTGACCTCTTCTTCAACTACCTGCTCTCTGACCATATCTATTACTACAGGTGCCACTATGTCTTTTACCATTGTGTCTTGTACATCTGACACAGGTGATTCTACAGACATGTCTGCCTCATGGTCCTTAATGTGTAATGGCTCTGGTGAAGGTGACATTTTCAAGGTGTCCTCATCTATCTTTGCACTATCAGGAGCTGCCTTTTCTTGtggtgcaatgtgttcttcagtgaCTTCTTTCAATTCTGTGACAGGAGATTTGAGTGAGACCATGGGCTTCTCCTTTAAGGCAGATAGTTCTTCTACAGTCTCTTCCAATGTGACTTCTTCCTCCTCAAGCTCCCGTGTTACATCTACCTCTTTTACTATGGAATCAACTTCCTCCTTTTTAATGTCCTGCACAACTGTAAATGCTTGCTCAATAGGGACCTCATATGCACCCTCCACAATAGTTTCCTCCTTTGTTTCTAATTCTTTGTCTCTATCAGCTGCCATATCCAATGTTGTGTCGACTGATATTACTTCAAGTGGGGATTTTACCTCACTTGCCACTATTGCTGGCACAGCTCTGTCAGCTACCTCAATAGACACCTCGGATTTGTCTTCCTCAGTAACAGCTTCCTCATCTAATGATTCTACCCTACTTCCATCCTCATCCAATATCTGA